DNA sequence from the Roseiconus lacunae genome:
CCCTGATTGAGTTGTTGGTCGTTATCGGAATTATCGGAATTTTGGTTGCGTTATTGCTTCCCGCCGTTCAGTCGGCCAGGGAGGCTGCGAGACGCACCGATTGCTCGAACCGTGTACGTCAGTTGGCGCTTGCGTCACAACTCCACCATGACACCTATGGTTACTTTCCACCTGCACGGTACGAATCGCGGCCGGACGCCAATCCGGCCGATCAGTGCGGCCTGGAAACACCGACCTGGTTAGCCCGGGTGATGCCGTTCATCGAGCAAGCCGCGTTGGGCCAGCAGTGGGATTTTTCGAAGCCCTGGCATCAACACCACGAGAACGTTCGCACCGTTGTCCCTGACATTTTTCTGTGCCCCTCAAGACGCAGCGGCGAAAAGCCGGTCGGCATGCGTAGTTTGCGCACGACGGTTGATGGCGGCGGCGGACGTTTGCCCTGCGGTTGCCCCATGCCTGCCCGCCCCGTCGATGTCTCGATGGACGTGCTTGGTGCTCTCTGCGACTACGCAGGCAACCATGGCGATCTGACTCCCGGCGCGATCGGCGAGCCGACAGACTTTTATTTCGGAGGCAACGGGACCGGGGTCATTATCAGTACGCGACCAAACTGCAAATCTGGAAAAGCAGTCAGTCCGCGAGATCGTATTCGAATGGCGTCGGTCAGCGACGGAACATCAAATACGTTTCTCTTCGGTGAAAAGTTTGTGCCGCCGACCAAGCTCGCAACCTTCCCGTTCGATTCGCCAGCCTACGATGGAGATCACCT
Encoded proteins:
- a CDS encoding DUF1559 domain-containing protein; translation: MLLRASRRGFTLIELLVVIGIIGILVALLLPAVQSAREAARRTDCSNRVRQLALASQLHHDTYGYFPPARYESRPDANPADQCGLETPTWLARVMPFIEQAALGQQWDFSKPWHQHHENVRTVVPDIFLCPSRRSGEKPVGMRSLRTTVDGGGGRLPCGCPMPARPVDVSMDVLGALCDYAGNHGDLTPGAIGEPTDFYFGGNGTGVIISTRPNCKSGKAVSPRDRIRMASVSDGTSNTFLFGEKFVPPTKLATFPFDSPAYDGDHLPASCRLAGPGLRLANGPDDVLADMFSFGSWHPGGVHFALVDGSVQFFSPFTDTKVLGSLANRRDSRVVELTQ